The Lewinellaceae bacterium genome has a segment encoding these proteins:
- a CDS encoding FixH family protein, with translation MKWNWGTGIAVFYTSFALFMVFMVIRSTFYDHSLVVEDYYAKDLAYQEQYDKIKNSQELEEGLVIKNNAAERTVELIFPQGIKDIKGQVQFYRPSDKANDFYVKIDNPENGKMLIPVGNAISGYWIVKVDWQGDGKAFYDEKNIRVN, from the coding sequence ATGAAATGGAACTGGGGAACGGGAATTGCCGTATTTTACACCTCTTTCGCCCTTTTTATGGTCTTTATGGTCATAAGGAGCACCTTCTACGATCATAGTCTCGTGGTGGAAGATTATTATGCTAAAGACCTGGCATACCAGGAACAATACGATAAGATCAAAAACAGCCAGGAGCTCGAAGAAGGGCTGGTCATTAAAAACAACGCTGCGGAAAGAACCGTCGAACTCATTTTCCCGCAAGGCATTAAAGACATTAAAGGCCAGGTCCAGTTTTACAGACCTTCTGACAAGGCCAATGATTTTTACGTCAAAATAGATAATCCTGAAAATGGGAAAATGCTTATTCCTGTCGGCAATGCTATATCCGGCTACTGGATCGTTAAAGTGGACTGGCAGGGAGACGGCAAAGCGTTTTATGACGAAAAAAATATCCGGGTGAATTAA
- the ccoG gene encoding cytochrome c oxidase accessory protein CcoG has product MDTSNQPVKDTEEYRDHIATIDDRGKRSWIFPKQPKGRFYRWRTYVSWILLAFFFVTPFIKVNGNPFLLLNIFDRKFVLFGILFPPQDFHLLVLSMLTGIVFIILFTVVYGRIFCGWICPQTIFLEMVFRKIEYFIEGDNKAQRKLAEGPWTTEKVIKRIVKHTVFILFSILVINTFAAYLIGVDGVRKIALEPISMNLGPFMGMVLFTAAYYFVFSWFREQVCIVACPYGRLQGVMLDKNSIVVAYDNVRGEPRGKKAKVTDEGAAAPVLGDCIDCKLCVQVCPTGIDIRNGTQLECVNCTACIDACDEVMDKIDRPRGLIRYDSLKGIEEGGQKIFTTRVKAYTAVLSVLVILVSVLLMSRSDVELLILRARGTLYNKVDDTHINNLYNYEIINKTTKSFPVDMKINGDFGRIEYVGGNPPDTIREGVTKGTFFIIVEKEKVKDRKTDIEIEISSNGKLIEKAKSTFIGPYR; this is encoded by the coding sequence ATGGACACTTCAAATCAACCAGTTAAAGATACTGAAGAATACAGGGATCATATTGCTACCATTGATGACCGTGGTAAACGTTCATGGATTTTCCCAAAACAACCCAAGGGGCGTTTTTACCGGTGGCGTACCTACGTGAGCTGGATTCTGCTGGCTTTCTTTTTTGTGACACCGTTCATCAAAGTCAATGGAAATCCCTTTTTGCTGCTCAATATTTTTGACAGGAAGTTCGTTCTGTTCGGAATTTTGTTCCCGCCACAGGATTTTCACCTGCTGGTATTGTCTATGCTGACAGGGATTGTCTTTATCATCCTCTTTACCGTGGTTTACGGCCGTATTTTTTGCGGATGGATATGCCCGCAGACTATTTTCCTGGAAATGGTTTTTCGGAAAATAGAATACTTCATTGAAGGAGATAATAAGGCACAGCGAAAATTGGCCGAGGGGCCATGGACGACGGAGAAAGTGATTAAAAGGATTGTGAAACATACCGTTTTTATCCTCTTTTCTATTTTAGTGATCAATACCTTTGCCGCTTATCTGATTGGAGTGGACGGCGTGCGCAAAATAGCATTAGAGCCTATTAGTATGAACCTCGGACCTTTTATGGGGATGGTACTGTTTACGGCTGCCTATTATTTCGTATTTTCGTGGTTCCGGGAACAAGTATGTATCGTTGCCTGCCCTTACGGAAGACTTCAGGGCGTTATGCTGGATAAAAACAGTATCGTGGTAGCTTATGATAATGTTCGGGGAGAGCCGCGCGGAAAAAAGGCAAAAGTAACCGACGAAGGAGCTGCCGCGCCTGTGCTGGGTGATTGTATCGATTGTAAATTATGCGTTCAGGTGTGCCCAACGGGGATTGATATTCGCAACGGAACCCAGCTGGAATGTGTAAATTGCACCGCCTGTATCGATGCTTGTGATGAAGTGATGGATAAGATCGACCGCCCAAGGGGATTGATCAGGTATGATAGTCTGAAAGGAATTGAGGAAGGGGGACAGAAAATTTTTACTACAAGAGTAAAAGCCTATACAGCGGTGCTAAGTGTTTTGGTGATCCTCGTTTCCGTTCTTTTGATGAGCAGATCAGATGTTGAATTACTCATTTTAAGGGCCAGAGGAACGCTGTACAACAAAGTGGATGATACCCACATCAACAATTTGTACAATTACGAAATTATCAACAAAACCACCAAATCATTTCCGGTTGACATGAAAATCAACGGAGATTTCGGCCGCATAGAATACGTGGGAGGCAATCCTCCGGATACCATCAGAGAAGGGGTTACAAAAGGGACTTTCTTTATTATCGTCGAAAAAGAAAAGGTCAAAGACCGGAAAACGGATATTGAAATTGAAATATCCTCCAACGGCAAGTTGATCGAAAAGGCTAAATCTACCTTCATCGGACCTTACAGATAA
- a CDS encoding c-type cytochrome — MKNKKLKYALTVVLATIVGFPALLAQATTTSTPAFWDDTFGIMVIAGAAIVVVAAFVTVLRMFYSLMKLQQMQYMKDAGMDMKEIQKKFRDETTSTQMIKSLTKAVPLEKEKDILLDHDYDGIKELDNPLPPWWVALFWITIIFAAIYWGYFHTLDKGMGQEEQYATEMEAADAAVANYLNEKGESVDENTVVALTDESALARGAEIFASKCIPCHNVDGGGNNIGPNLTDQYWINGGGIKNIFTTIKYGVVEKGMLSWETQLGPADIQKVASFVLSLQGTTPADPKAPQGELYVEAPVQEVAPATEGADTTTTEGTQVGGQ, encoded by the coding sequence ATGAAAAACAAAAAATTAAAATATGCTCTAACTGTAGTGCTGGCGACTATCGTCGGTTTTCCGGCCCTGTTAGCTCAGGCAACCACTACCTCAACGCCGGCCTTCTGGGATGATACGTTCGGAATTATGGTTATTGCCGGAGCCGCCATTGTTGTGGTGGCTGCCTTCGTGACCGTATTGCGCATGTTTTATTCTCTCATGAAATTGCAGCAAATGCAATACATGAAAGATGCAGGAATGGACATGAAGGAGATTCAGAAAAAGTTCAGGGATGAAACGACTTCCACCCAGATGATCAAGAGTCTGACCAAGGCTGTTCCACTAGAAAAGGAAAAAGACATTCTGCTCGACCACGATTACGATGGGATCAAAGAGTTGGATAATCCGCTGCCTCCATGGTGGGTTGCCTTGTTCTGGATCACGATTATTTTCGCTGCCATTTATTGGGGATACTTTCACACCCTGGATAAAGGCATGGGACAGGAAGAACAATATGCCACTGAAATGGAAGCTGCTGATGCGGCGGTTGCCAACTATCTGAATGAAAAAGGAGAATCTGTAGATGAAAATACAGTGGTGGCTCTGACCGACGAATCTGCCCTGGCACGTGGCGCTGAAATTTTTGCCTCCAAATGTATTCCCTGCCATAATGTTGATGGCGGAGGAAATAATATCGGACCAAACCTTACCGACCAATACTGGATCAACGGAGGAGGTATCAAAAATATTTTTACTACCATCAAATACGGAGTGGTAGAAAAAGGAATGCTTTCATGGGAAACACAACTCGGACCAGCTGATATTCAGAAGGTGGCCAGTTTTGTCCTGTCCCTTCAAGGCACTACCCCGGCAGATCCAAAAGCCCCTCAGGGCGAGCTTTATGTTGAAGCGCCTGTTCAGGAAGTGGCTCCGGCCACTGAAGGAGCCGACACAACGACCACCGAGGGTACACAAGTCGGTGGACAATAG
- the ccoN gene encoding cytochrome-c oxidase, cbb3-type subunit I, whose product MSNKEQFFYDNGIVRKFALATIIFGVIGLLVGLIAAFQLYIPALNLDTPWLTFGRIRPLHTNAAIFAFVGNAIFTGVYYSLQRLLKARMFNDFLSNFHFWGWQLIILAAAITLPLGITSSHEYAELEWPIDIAIAVVWIVFGINMLGTIIKRREEHMYVAIWFYIATWVTVTVLHVGNNLEIPVTMFKSYPVFAGVQDALIQWWYGHNAVAFFLTTPYLGLMYYFMPKAANRPVYSYKLSIIHFWALIFLYIWAGPHHLLYSTLPDWAQSLGTIFSIMLIAPSWGGMINGLLTLRGAWDRVRTDPILKFMVVAVTAYGMSTFEGPMLSIKSINAISHFTDWTVGHVHIGTLGWNGFLTFGMLYWLLPRIYNTKLHSLSLANTHFWLGTLGILFYAIPLYWAGWTQSLMWKQFNPDGTLMYGDFLETVTQILPMYILRSVGGTLYFTGFLIMVYNLYKTMASGKVTANEPAEAAPRPSVHKKHAGEHWHRPLERRGVQFTILALIAILIGGVVEIIPMVLVESNVPKIASVQPYTPLELAGRDLYIREGCISCHSQLIRPFRSETERYGEYSKSGEFIYDRPFLWASKRTGPDLAREGGGKLKKSNAWHFSHFENPRNTSAGSIMPNYPWLIERELNTADIPKKIRTLQLLGTPYPEGYDQIAVDDLKKQAKQIADNLRESDIDFEGLEGREVIALIAYLQRLGTDIKPEK is encoded by the coding sequence ATGTCTAACAAAGAACAGTTTTTTTATGACAACGGGATCGTTAGAAAGTTCGCACTGGCTACCATAATTTTTGGTGTGATAGGGTTGCTGGTTGGTTTAATAGCCGCCTTTCAACTTTATATTCCTGCCTTAAATTTGGATACTCCGTGGCTTACTTTCGGTCGTATCCGACCATTGCACACCAATGCAGCCATTTTTGCTTTTGTCGGTAATGCAATTTTTACCGGAGTGTATTACTCCCTTCAGCGATTACTCAAAGCGCGTATGTTTAACGACTTTTTGAGTAATTTTCATTTTTGGGGATGGCAGTTGATCATTTTGGCGGCTGCAATTACCCTGCCTTTAGGAATTACTTCCAGCCACGAATATGCTGAACTGGAATGGCCGATAGATATCGCCATTGCAGTAGTCTGGATCGTTTTTGGTATCAATATGTTGGGTACCATTATCAAGAGAAGAGAAGAGCATATGTATGTAGCCATTTGGTTTTACATTGCTACATGGGTAACCGTTACCGTGCTGCACGTAGGGAATAACCTGGAAATTCCTGTTACCATGTTTAAGAGTTATCCTGTTTTCGCAGGCGTTCAGGATGCTTTGATCCAGTGGTGGTATGGTCACAACGCCGTGGCTTTTTTCCTCACTACGCCTTACCTGGGGCTGATGTATTACTTTATGCCTAAAGCGGCCAATCGTCCGGTTTATTCCTACAAGTTGTCCATCATTCACTTCTGGGCGCTGATTTTCCTCTACATCTGGGCAGGACCCCACCACTTGTTGTATTCAACTTTGCCGGATTGGGCACAATCTTTAGGAACTATATTTTCTATCATGCTGATCGCTCCGTCATGGGGGGGGATGATCAACGGTTTGTTGACATTACGCGGCGCCTGGGACAGGGTTCGGACGGATCCTATTCTGAAATTCATGGTGGTTGCGGTTACCGCTTACGGGATGTCAACTTTTGAAGGCCCCATGCTTTCTATCAAGAGTATCAATGCCATCAGCCACTTTACCGACTGGACCGTAGGTCACGTGCACATCGGTACTTTGGGATGGAACGGTTTCCTCACTTTTGGTATGTTGTACTGGCTGCTGCCAAGAATTTACAATACCAAACTGCACTCACTGTCTCTGGCCAACACACACTTCTGGTTGGGTACCCTGGGTATTTTGTTTTATGCCATCCCATTGTATTGGGCCGGTTGGACACAAAGTTTGATGTGGAAACAATTCAATCCTGACGGAACTTTGATGTATGGTGACTTCCTCGAAACGGTAACACAGATCCTTCCGATGTATATCCTCAGATCTGTGGGAGGTACTTTGTACTTCACCGGGTTCCTCATCATGGTTTACAACCTTTACAAAACAATGGCCAGCGGTAAAGTGACGGCCAATGAACCTGCTGAAGCAGCCCCAAGACCGAGTGTGCATAAAAAACACGCAGGCGAACACTGGCACCGTCCTTTGGAACGTCGTGGTGTTCAATTTACCATCTTAGCGTTGATCGCTATTCTTATTGGTGGTGTGGTGGAGATCATTCCTATGGTTTTAGTGGAATCCAACGTTCCTAAGATCGCTTCGGTTCAGCCCTATACACCGCTTGAGCTGGCAGGACGGGACTTGTACATTCGCGAAGGATGTATCAGTTGCCACTCCCAGTTGATCCGTCCTTTCCGCTCTGAAACAGAACGTTACGGAGAGTACAGCAAGTCCGGAGAATTTATTTACGACAGGCCATTCCTTTGGGCCAGTAAGCGTACCGGACCCGATTTGGCTCGTGAAGGAGGCGGAAAGCTAAAAAAATCCAATGCATGGCACTTTAGCCACTTTGAAAATCCAAGGAATACTTCTGCCGGATCCATTATGCCAAATTACCCGTGGCTGATCGAGCGCGAATTGAATACTGCAGATATTCCTAAAAAGATCAGAACCCTGCAGTTGCTGGGTACCCCGTATCCGGAAGGATATGATCAGATCGCTGTGGATGATCTCAAAAAGCAGGCCAAACAGATTGCCGACAATCTCCGGGAAAGTGATATTGACTTTGAAGGACTTGAAGGCAGGGAGGTCATTGCATTGATTGCTTATTTACAGCGTTTAGGTACAGATATTAAACCGGAAAAATAA
- the ccoS gene encoding cbb3-type cytochrome oxidase assembly protein CcoS: MKVIFLLIFISLIVAIGFLLIFFWAVRSGQYDDDYTPSVRMLFDDDKPKTDEKEPLETDQVSKTKQ; the protein is encoded by the coding sequence ATGAAAGTCATTTTTTTGCTCATTTTTATAAGCCTCATTGTCGCCATAGGATTTCTCCTGATTTTCTTTTGGGCGGTCAGGAGCGGGCAATACGATGATGATTACACGCCTTCTGTACGGATGTTATTCGATGATGATAAACCCAAAACGGACGAAAAAGAACCATTGGAAACGGATCAGGTTAGTAAAACAAAGCAATAG
- a CDS encoding heavy metal translocating P-type ATPase metal-binding domain-containing protein, which produces MEPSKPIVETTPKKGETPCYHCGEPCPDTSICIDSKFFCCQGCKMVFEILNENDLCNYYEIDEKAGVSLKGRKQQKYDYLDEKNIIEKLVSYQDDDKTTVTFFLPQIHCSSCIWLLENLYKLNEAISVSRVNFLKKEIFLTFNRDASLRQIVELLASIGYEPEINLGSLERDEDKLTFQRSFYYKLGIAGFAFGNIMLLSFPEYLGLEADSDAWFQSLFGYLNIILALPVLFYSAKDYLQSAWQGLRQGMLNIDVPISLGIISIFGRSVYEIVSQTGAGYLDSFAGLIFFLLVGKWFQQKTYHRLSFERDYKSYFPIAVTVLKAGEEKPVSINKIEEGDIVLVRHSELIPADGLMLKGTGKIDYAFVTGEAEPVAKTAGEKIYAGGRQVGDSIEITVTKKVSQSYLVQLWNNEAFEKKAPNTTSKIADRIGKIFTIVILIVAFSTLLYWLQYDITTAVNAFTSVLIIACPCAVALSIPFTFGNVLRVLAKHQFYLKNTSVIESLRDMGAVVFDKTGTLTFSTGSEVIYDGEALTDPERSMVHALASQSIHPLSRQIAGSLLNSEEEPLSPSLANFREFTGKGTQAEISGHLTRLGSAEFLEINTPSNGADKSVYVEIDGKIKGHFTISNTYREGFKNVLLSFQEKMKTYLISGDNDSERIFLEPLFNQNGAVLFRQSPQEKLEFIKKLQSEGTFTGMIGDGLNDAGALQQSDIGIVISENINNFTPASDAILHASKFASLPKMTEYARKSVQLVYAAYGLALIYNVIGLTFAVQGVLSPIVAAILMPASSITIAVFGVVSSSLVARRMRL; this is translated from the coding sequence ATGGAGCCATCGAAACCGATAGTAGAAACGACACCTAAAAAAGGCGAAACCCCTTGCTATCACTGTGGCGAACCCTGTCCGGACACCTCTATTTGTATTGATTCTAAATTCTTCTGCTGCCAGGGTTGCAAGATGGTTTTTGAGATTTTGAACGAAAATGACTTATGTAATTATTACGAAATTGACGAAAAAGCCGGGGTGAGCCTCAAAGGACGAAAACAGCAAAAATATGACTATTTAGATGAAAAAAATATCATCGAAAAGCTGGTCAGCTACCAGGATGATGACAAAACGACCGTTACCTTTTTTCTGCCACAAATACATTGTTCCTCCTGTATATGGCTCCTGGAAAACCTCTACAAACTCAATGAGGCCATCTCTGTTTCCCGGGTTAATTTCCTGAAAAAGGAAATTTTTCTCACTTTCAACCGGGATGCTTCCCTGCGACAGATCGTCGAATTACTGGCTTCTATTGGTTATGAACCGGAAATCAACCTGGGCAGCCTCGAAAGGGACGAAGACAAACTGACTTTCCAGCGCTCCTTTTATTACAAACTGGGCATCGCCGGTTTTGCTTTTGGCAACATCATGTTACTGAGTTTCCCCGAATACCTGGGCCTGGAAGCCGATTCAGATGCCTGGTTCCAGTCGCTGTTCGGGTACCTCAATATCATCCTGGCACTACCCGTTTTGTTTTACAGTGCCAAAGACTACCTGCAATCGGCCTGGCAGGGCCTTCGGCAGGGGATGTTGAATATAGATGTGCCCATTTCCCTGGGCATCATCAGTATCTTCGGAAGAAGCGTTTACGAAATTGTTTCACAAACGGGAGCCGGTTATCTCGACAGTTTTGCGGGATTGATCTTCTTCCTGCTCGTCGGAAAATGGTTTCAGCAAAAAACCTATCACCGCCTTTCTTTTGAAAGGGATTACAAATCCTACTTCCCCATCGCGGTTACAGTACTGAAAGCCGGGGAGGAAAAGCCGGTTTCCATCAATAAGATCGAAGAGGGCGACATCGTGCTGGTTCGCCATAGTGAACTGATCCCGGCTGACGGGTTGATGCTCAAAGGCACCGGCAAAATCGATTACGCTTTTGTTACGGGCGAAGCGGAACCTGTTGCCAAAACGGCCGGTGAAAAGATTTATGCCGGCGGCCGACAGGTAGGGGATTCCATTGAAATCACCGTCACCAAAAAGGTATCCCAGAGTTACCTGGTGCAATTGTGGAACAACGAGGCTTTTGAAAAAAAGGCCCCCAATACCACCAGCAAAATTGCCGACAGGATCGGAAAGATTTTTACCATCGTCATCCTCATCGTTGCCTTTTCAACCTTGCTGTACTGGCTGCAGTACGACATCACCACCGCCGTCAATGCGTTCACTTCGGTGCTCATCATCGCCTGCCCGTGCGCTGTGGCGTTATCAATCCCGTTCACCTTTGGCAACGTTCTGAGGGTGCTGGCCAAACACCAGTTTTACCTGAAAAACACCTCAGTCATTGAATCGCTCAGGGATATGGGGGCGGTCGTTTTCGACAAAACAGGCACTCTTACTTTCTCAACGGGCAGTGAAGTCATCTATGATGGGGAAGCGCTGACAGACCCGGAACGGTCGATGGTACATGCCCTTGCCTCACAGTCCATCCATCCCCTCAGCCGCCAGATCGCAGGAAGCCTGCTTAACAGTGAAGAAGAGCCTTTAAGCCCTTCCCTCGCTAACTTCCGTGAATTCACCGGCAAAGGCACCCAGGCCGAGATCAGCGGACATCTTACCAGGCTCGGTTCTGCTGAATTCCTGGAGATCAACACACCCTCCAACGGTGCGGACAAAAGCGTTTATGTGGAGATAGACGGAAAAATAAAGGGCCATTTCACCATTTCCAATACGTACAGGGAAGGGTTTAAAAATGTGCTGCTGTCTTTCCAGGAGAAAATGAAAACCTACCTCATTTCCGGCGACAACGACAGTGAACGAATCTTCCTGGAACCATTATTCAATCAAAACGGTGCCGTTCTTTTCCGTCAGAGCCCGCAGGAAAAACTGGAATTCATCAAAAAACTACAGTCGGAAGGCACTTTTACGGGCATGATCGGCGACGGGCTGAACGATGCGGGCGCGCTTCAGCAAAGCGACATAGGCATCGTGATTTCCGAAAACATCAACAATTTCACCCCGGCCAGCGATGCTATACTCCACGCTTCAAAATTTGCTTCCCTGCCTAAAATGACCGAATACGCCCGAAAATCCGTCCAACTCGTTTACGCCGCCTACGGCCTGGCGCTGATTTATAATGTCATTGGCCTCACCTTTGCCGTTCAGGGGGTGCTTTCTCCCATCGTGGCAGCTATTTTGATGCCGGCGAGTTCTATTACCATTGCTGTTTTCGGGGTGGTTTCCAGTTCGTTGGTGGCCAGGAGGATGAGGTTATGA
- a CDS encoding alpha/beta hydrolase, with translation MRLLIIALALSTLFTLNSCQKENFYDGDHFFISNAGAEMPVYIKGNTESKTFILFVHGGPGSNASLVSFLPVAKELENDYAFVYWDQRGSGLSQGNPDPSTFTVEQFVEDLDLVIEGIKLRHNNPRIVIYGVSWGGALGSAYLSTGNYQDKVTGFICMNSGHNLLDGIPKSVVFVKEYAQKQIDQGIDIAYWTEARDWCASVPDMTIKDNYFKYDAYLSNTNAYQYNPDQILQGPEVNALGVMNSYLSLSIFFNGQYLSQHFNILELNLSPQMAKIKIPSLVIWGRHDGVNTIEMGFDAFNSIGGPGFTDKEMVILENSAHLAHLEEQELFMQSFRNFVNGL, from the coding sequence ATGAGACTTTTAATTATAGCCTTAGCCTTGTCAACTTTATTTACGCTAAATTCCTGTCAAAAAGAAAATTTCTACGATGGAGATCACTTCTTTATCAGCAATGCGGGAGCCGAAATGCCTGTATACATAAAGGGCAATACTGAATCAAAGACATTTATTCTTTTTGTCCATGGTGGACCAGGCAGCAATGCATCATTGGTTTCATTTCTCCCTGTGGCAAAAGAATTGGAAAATGATTATGCTTTTGTTTATTGGGATCAGCGTGGGTCCGGACTTTCTCAGGGCAATCCTGATCCCAGCACATTTACCGTAGAACAATTCGTGGAAGATCTTGATTTAGTTATTGAAGGCATCAAACTGCGTCACAACAATCCAAGAATTGTTATTTATGGTGTGAGTTGGGGGGGTGCATTAGGAAGTGCATATTTAAGTACTGGCAACTATCAGGATAAAGTAACGGGATTCATTTGCATGAATAGTGGCCATAATCTACTTGATGGAATTCCAAAATCTGTTGTGTTTGTAAAAGAATACGCCCAAAAGCAAATTGATCAAGGCATTGACATTGCCTATTGGACAGAAGCGCGGGATTGGTGTGCAAGCGTTCCTGATATGACCATTAAAGATAATTATTTCAAATACGATGCCTACCTCTCAAATACAAATGCTTACCAGTATAATCCCGATCAAATATTGCAAGGACCAGAAGTGAACGCTTTGGGTGTGATGAATTCGTATCTGTCTCTTTCCATATTCTTCAATGGTCAATACTTATCACAACATTTCAATATCCTGGAGTTAAACCTCAGCCCTCAAATGGCAAAGATCAAGATACCATCACTGGTTATTTGGGGAAGGCATGACGGGGTAAATACAATTGAAATGGGATTTGATGCTTTTAACAGCATTGGTGGACCCGGTTTCACAGATAAAGAAATGGTAATTCTGGAAAACAGTGCTCATTTGGCGCATTTAGAGGAGCAAGAACTATTCATGCAATCCTTCAGAAATTTTGTTAATGGCTTGTAA
- a CDS encoding beta-lactamase family protein: MKNRFKLLALSNLTTGIIVIVCSLVLITSCQIDLQPLPDEIEVELNKAIDRGFDGIVVYVNQADKSSFYSAGWKNREKQIPADPHALFKIASISKLYIAAATTKLIANQDLSLDNTLAQLIPEVEGRIENADEITLRMMLQHRSGIPDYTYSPKLEDIDAGDDYMAAAAIIFDEPADFPPNKKYRYSNTNYLLIGEILDRTLGYSHHEYIKSEILMPLGLVNTYSLYSEVDSNDVISGYFIGYEPDLKSTLHTWPGGSMIATAEDVGIFLRALIDGTLFNVEEQAIYSSVYEYEHKGWLPGYTSIARYHSDIDAVVIQFVNTSSNELFWLELERVYDRIVRILEKEY, translated from the coding sequence ATGAAAAATCGATTTAAACTATTAGCGTTAAGCAATTTAACTACTGGGATCATAGTGATTGTTTGCTCGCTCGTGCTGATCACAAGTTGTCAAATAGATCTACAGCCACTACCAGATGAAATTGAAGTAGAATTAAACAAGGCCATCGACCGTGGATTTGACGGCATCGTTGTTTATGTCAATCAGGCAGATAAATCTTCGTTTTACAGTGCCGGGTGGAAGAATAGAGAAAAACAGATTCCGGCCGATCCTCATGCCTTGTTTAAAATAGCGAGTATTAGCAAGCTCTACATAGCAGCGGCAACCACCAAATTGATTGCCAATCAAGACTTGTCGTTGGATAATACGCTTGCACAACTTATTCCCGAGGTTGAAGGAAGAATTGAAAATGCAGATGAGATTACACTGAGAATGATGTTGCAGCATCGAAGCGGCATTCCCGACTACACTTACTCCCCGAAGTTGGAGGATATTGATGCTGGAGATGATTATATGGCCGCTGCGGCTATTATTTTCGATGAGCCTGCTGATTTTCCGCCCAATAAAAAGTATCGCTATTCAAACACCAACTATTTATTGATTGGAGAAATACTCGACAGAACGTTAGGCTATTCTCACCACGAATACATCAAGAGTGAAATTCTCATGCCGCTTGGCTTAGTCAACACGTATAGTTTATACAGTGAAGTTGATTCCAATGATGTCATAAGTGGCTACTTTATAGGCTACGAACCTGACTTAAAATCAACGCTACATACCTGGCCGGGAGGATCAATGATAGCCACGGCAGAAGACGTGGGAATATTTTTAAGGGCACTTATTGATGGCACATTGTTCAATGTCGAAGAACAGGCTATTTATTCCTCTGTCTATGAGTACGAGCATAAGGGGTGGTTACCCGGCTATACAAGTATCGCACGCTACCACAGTGATATAGATGCTGTAGTGATTCAGTTCGTTAATACGAGCAGTAACGAGCTGTTCTGGCTCGAATTAGAACGGGTTTACGACAGGATTGTGCGAATCCTCGAAAAAGAATATTAA